CAGAGCCCGAAACGTTTGATGTCATATTTCCATTTCCCTTTACATAGATAGTTCCACTTCCACTTAATTGAGCATTTATTTCTGCATCTGAGTTGGTAGAGGTTGCATTTGGGTCGTTGGCAGTTAGTTCAATATTTCCAGAGCCAATCAATTCGGCTGTACTTATCAAGACAGGTAAGTCAAAGGCTTTAATATTTCCAGAACCACTGACATTGAGCGTATTTTCTGTTGCTTCTCCCCTCAAAGTAATATTTCCAGAACCATCAAGTGCCGTATTTATAATAGTTGAGTTGTCAAACTCTAATTCTATGTTTCCAGAGCCTTTTAGAGTAACAAGACATCTTGTAGAAGCTATAATGGGAAAATTAGGAGTGGTAGAAATATTTCCAGAGCCTTCTAAAACTATTTCTATTTCAGACTTACGAACAGTATCTTGCAGAACAATGTCTCCAGAACCAGTCAAAACTATTTGAGAAAGTGCAGGCGTTCGAACAGTAATTACTACTTCTTCATTCGTATTATAACACTCGTCTGTATCGATGATAAGGCTTTGTCCAACAAGGTTGGTTTGTATAAGATTTATAATACTTTCTTGTGCAGAAACAGTAACCTCTTGTGTTGTGATACTAGCATCTTGAAAAAGATGAACCGTAAAACTTCCCTTAGATTCTATAGCTGAAAAGCCTGTGATATTTCTTTGTTCACTTATTACTTGCCCAGTTCCATCTTTACAAACTGTATCTACAATACTACATGAAGAAAGCGACAAAAACAGGAAGATGAAAGGCAGAAGATATATTTTAAATTGATGCTTCATTTTAATTTTGATAAGTATTTTGTTGTTGAACTTGTTTAAGAATAAAAAAAACTGTGTTATGTGTGCCACAGAACACGAATAATAGTTTTATTTTGTCTTTAAGACGTAAAATTATTTTATACACCCTAGTTCAATCCTTGTAATAACACTTTTTTATAATTTGTTAAGATTGAAAAAACTCTCCCCAAAATAGTTTTTGAAGAGAGTTTGATAATAGTAGAAGAACGAATTTAGTTATTGTAAAACGTGAATCCAACCTCTACAAGTATCTCCGTCTGGAGAAGTCAAGTAATAATAATACATAGCAGGCTTTGCATCGCTTCCCCAATCGTTGTTGTAATCATCTGAAGTAAAGACTTCTTGTCCCCATCGATTATAAATTTGAAGTTTCCATCCTGCATTGGCTTTGTCCAAAACAAAAGTTTCATTAATACCGTCTCCGTTTGGCGTGATTACATTTGGAGGCAATACGTTATCAACTGTGATGGTAGCTGTCTGTTCTTCATCACAAATTCCATTAGAACCCTTTAATTTAATAGTATAAGTTCCTGCTTCTGTATAAGTATATTCTGTTGGATTGGTAACTCTAAGCGAATCGCCATTTCCTAAATCCCATACCCAATTTCCATCTCCTGTATTTTGGCTATTGAACAAGATAGTAGCTGGTGCGCCACATTCAGGCGAGTGTTGAATATCAAAATCAATCACTAATTTGTCTACTACTGTAACCGTAACGGTACTATCTGTGAAACATCCTCCATCAAGATTTGAAATTCTGACGTTGTAAATTGTCGTTTCTGTTGGTGAAGCTATCGGATTTCTAATAGTTGGGTCGCTTAATCCTGTTGTTGGTGTCCATTCAAAATTATCTCCACCCACTACATTTAATTCTGCACTTTGCCCTCTACAAATTGTCGGACTCTCTGGCATTCTTATCGTTGAAATAAAAATATTATTATCATCAATAATCGAATTAGCATCATTGCTTACTGAATCTTGACAAAGTGAATTTTCAACTCTAAGCGTGATTGTATAAACACCTTCGCTATCGTACTGAAATGAAGGTGGATTTTGTGCTGTTGAAGTTCTACCATCTCCAAAATCCCAAAAATAAGATGTTGCTCCTACTGTATTATTTGTAATCTCCACAATAGGTAGTTTATCACATCTATCTAAAATAGTAACATCAAAATCTGGCTTGAGTTCTGGCAATACAGTAATGGTTACTTCTTCTTCCTTCACACATCCGTTTTGTGTAGTAATACTGACAGTATAGGTGGTTGTTTCTGTAGGTGAAGCTATTGGATTTGAAATGGTAGGGTCGCTTAGTCCTTCTGCTGGAGACCAACTGAAAGCTACACCTTCTCTAGCTTCTAACTGAACAGATTGTCCCAAACAAATAGAGTTATCTGGCGACACAAAGAATGAATTAGTAAAGAAATCAAATTCTTTTGTAAGAGAATCAGAACAGCCTACATTTCCTAAAACTAACTTTATTCTATATGTTCCTGTAGAATCATAAAGCAAGTTAGTTGGATTTGGAGAGGTGGAAGTTTGTCCATTACCAAAATCCCAAAAATAGGATGTCGCTCCTACTGTATTATTGACAATGCTTACTGTCGGAAACTCCTCACAAATATTAGACTGTACAATGTCGAAGTCTGGAATAATTTCTTCTCCTACTGACACTGTAATTTGTCTTTCCTCCTCACAGCTATTTCTACCTACTACTTTTACAGTATAAGTTGTTGTTTCTGATGGTGAGGCGATAGGATTTCCAATAGTAGGGTCGCTGAGTCCTGTGGTTGGTGTCCACTCATAAGATGTTCCTCCCGTTACATTGAGCTGAACAGACTGTCCAAAACAGAGCGTTGTATCTCCACTAAATGTAAAAATATCTGGATTGATAACTACCTCTTGGGTTACAGAATCTCTATCATCACAAATATCATTTATGGCTACCAATTTTATAGTATATGTTCCTGGTGCATAACTTTGTGGAGCTGGGTTAGTCTGTGTTGAAGTTTCACCATTTCCAAAATCCCAAAAATAAGATGTTCCATTTTCAGTTGTGTTGATAAAACTAATAATTGGATTGGCAGAACAAGGGTCTCCAACATTGAAGGTAAAACTTGGCAAGAGTTCTGGTAAAACAGTAACTGTTGTGGTAAGCTCTTCTCGGCAGCCTCCTGCATTTTGTGTAAGTAATGTATAAGTAGTTGTTTCTTCTGGCGTAGCTATCGGGTTCGGACTTCTTGGGTCGCTGAGTCCTGTGGTTGGCGACCAAAGATAATCTGTCCCTCCACTTGCTTGAAGTTGTGCAGATTGCCCTTTACATATCGTTGTACTTGGAGAAATTGCAAAGTCGGCAGGAGCAACTCTAATAGTAAGGAAAGCACTATCTTCTTTTATACAAAGGAACGGATTTCTAGCAGTGAGCTTTACTCTGTAGGTTCCAGCTTCTGTAAATGTAAAAGTATCATCAGTTTGTGTTGAAGTTCCCAAACCTCCAAAATCCCACTCATAGGTAATACCTTCTACACTTTGATTTACAAAATTGACAGTAAGTGGAACACAACCACTAATGTCATCTGCTGTGGTAAAGGCTGCGTCCAACACGCCCAACTCTATCTTAAAAGCTGCATTGTTACAATTAGAAGAATTATTAGTATTGGAATATGCTC
This genomic window from Bernardetia sp. contains:
- a CDS encoding head GIN domain-containing protein, which encodes MKHQFKIYLLPFIFLFLSLSSCSIVDTVCKDGTGQVISEQRNITGFSAIESKGSFTVHLFQDASITTQEVTVSAQESIINLIQTNLVGQSLIIDTDECYNTNEEVVITVRTPALSQIVLTGSGDIVLQDTVRKSEIEIVLEGSGNISTTPNFPIIASTRCLVTLKGSGNIELEFDNSTIINTALDGSGNITLRGEATENTLNVSGSGNIKAFDLPVLISTAELIGSGNIELTANDPNATSTNSDAEINAQLSGSGTIYVKGNGNMTSNVSGSGKIERVE
- a CDS encoding PKD domain-containing protein, encoding MKNNLFLFILPVLLLLTSQKIFGQDNFSTPLVEQASLQAHNHDEQSVVKPPNAKTPLTFIENKNQWDKVVKYRASIPAGFLFIRQNSLQYSFYDESALKHGHGHHQTEHKDHVGKIKAHSFEVEFENANLSPTILPAQKHQTEFNYFLDNDPNKWASNANGYAELTYQELYPNINLHLYLQEEQLKYDFIVAASADASQIKMNYKHAESVSLENGRLIIKTSVNEIMEQAPYCYQIIDGKKVEVPSKFVLKQKKGKGKVPQVTFEFPKGYNKNYELIIDPVLIFSTFSGANSDNWGNTATYDDAGNLYSGGTVFGAGFPITAGAFDIDFNGLVDVSILKFNAQGTGLFYATFLGGRQTDVPSSMIVNSANELVILGITGSSNFPISPNAYDNSFNGGSNVSILGAYEFPNGSDIFLAKLTTNGSTLTGATYLGGSGNDGLNTVRIGRGTGAVDNQLLKNYGDEVRNEVILDSRDNIYIASTSNSNDFPMVSAHRTTFQGGQEGVVAKLNSNLGSLLWSTYVGGNNLDAAFGIQVSSTGNIYVVGGTTSSDLITHGGTMQSGYAGEIDGFIVRYAPNFAWQGASYLGTAAFDQAYYVDVDLDDNVFVFGQTRGSQPVTQGVYFNNRGGLFIRKISPNLNNILMATTIGGSSFQPNITPTAFMINDCGNIYLAGWGSSNIYSGGGPSTYLTGINVTGLPITSNAIQPITDSGGNDFYTMILSEDATDLVYGSYFGGTNYIREHVDGGTSRFDKKTGTIYQAVCACTGSGFFTTAGAYSNTNNSSNCNNAAFKIELGVLDAAFTTADDISGCVPLTVNFVNQSVEGITYEWDFGGLGTSTQTDDTFTFTEAGTYRVKLTARNPFLCIKEDSAFLTIRVAPADFAISPSTTICKGQSAQLQASGGTDYLWSPTTGLSDPRSPNPIATPEETTTYTLLTQNAGGCREELTTTVTVLPELLPSFTFNVGDPCSANPIISFINTTENGTSYFWDFGNGETSTQTNPAPQSYAPGTYTIKLVAINDICDDRDSVTQEVVINPDIFTFSGDTTLCFGQSVQLNVTGGTSYEWTPTTGLSDPTIGNPIASPSETTTYTVKVVGRNSCEEERQITVSVGEEIIPDFDIVQSNICEEFPTVSIVNNTVGATSYFWDFGNGQTSTSPNPTNLLYDSTGTYRIKLVLGNVGCSDSLTKEFDFFTNSFFVSPDNSICLGQSVQLEAREGVAFSWSPAEGLSDPTISNPIASPTETTTYTVSITTQNGCVKEEEVTITVLPELKPDFDVTILDRCDKLPIVEITNNTVGATSYFWDFGDGRTSTAQNPPSFQYDSEGVYTITLRVENSLCQDSVSNDANSIIDDNNIFISTIRMPESPTICRGQSAELNVVGGDNFEWTPTTGLSDPTIRNPIASPTETTIYNVRISNLDGGCFTDSTVTVTVVDKLVIDFDIQHSPECGAPATILFNSQNTGDGNWVWDLGNGDSLRVTNPTEYTYTEAGTYTIKLKGSNGICDEEQTATITVDNVLPPNVITPNGDGINETFVLDKANAGWKLQIYNRWGQEVFTSDDYNNDWGSDAKPAMYYYYLTSPDGDTCRGWIHVLQ